The Anas platyrhynchos isolate ZD024472 breed Pekin duck chromosome 8, IASCAAS_PekinDuck_T2T, whole genome shotgun sequence region GCCATCGTGAACCTTAATGTAATTTGAGGGGTGCTGTCTGGGTGCACTGACGAGTATGTAGTGTACGTTAGTTGTGGTCTGCATGTGCTGCACAATTTCCCATAGCATCTAGCCTTCCTCTCCAAAGTTAGGGTGTTTGTTCTTATTGGGAAATGAAGAAGGATACGAAAGAAGCAAACGAAAAAGATAGTCAGGTTTATGGAATATAACATGGAAGAGCTTGGACTCTTCCCAACATGGAAGAGTTCAGCCACTGATGCATTATTTTCCATTGTTCTTTGGTGGGAAATCTGGAGGAaacctttaaataaaaaaatgttttaatttcttctagATCTAATAATTTATTTGACATACCAGTTACTGATTTTTGTGTCAAAAAGTTAGAATGATGAGTCATATAAGCTGATGCCTGTTGAATGAAAGGGGACCAAGTCAATGTGTGACACAGGCACTAAGACATTTGTTTTGTAATGCTTTTCAAATTATGAACAATTCATTGCACTTCAAAGAGGAGttccagtttaaaaaacaactagaagaaTGGATTGTGAAATCCTGTCTTTTCTTGAGTCACAGActtacatttttcagttttatgtagGTAATTTTTAATTGCCTTCGCTGTTAACTCAGTCCAAGAGCTGGAAgtcacattattattatttttttttctcttatagTGATACCAGGAATAAGTTGTATTTCAagttcagtcttctgtcatttagattttttttttttgtatgtgtgtgtgcgttattagctttcattttcttattccaGAGAAGAGCTATGGATTTCTTCCCTATGTGGTATTTGACAGTTAATTTGCAGCTTATTGATATCACCACAATGACATCCTAGCTAAAATTTGGCCTCCTTGTTTCATATCTGGTGTCTCAGAGAGTCCTGATAAACATCTGTGGTATCACTTGTAGGAATTGGAAAAATCTGTGGGGTTTGGTGCGTCTTCACGGCAAATGATGCAACTGTAAAGGGAGGAACTATTTACCCGGTTGGAGTGAAGAAACAGCTAAGAGCTCAGGAAATAGCCATGCAGAACAGACTGCTGTCTGTGTACCTTGTTGACAGCGGGGGAGCGTTCCTACCACTTCAGGTAATAGCAGAACCAGTTCATAGAGGAAAACACCTACTGCTTGTTTTATTCATACTCATTTTCTAGAAATAAATCTCagatttatgttttgttttcttggctgCCTGATTTTCATTCAATTTAAGTTGTACTTAAATGGAGTTTTGCCTGCAAATCTGAGTCTAGAATGTGATTTGAAGATACGTAACAGTAGAGACAGCTTTGACTAATCTCTCATCTAGCACCTGATCGAAGTTTAAAAGCTTGACTTTCAGCATCGGGAAGAAAGTGCAGAGCAAGCCGGTATCATGGATACTCCTCAGTGTGCTGAAACACACTGGTGTCCTTGAGAAGTTAGAACATTGTTTGAAGTTTCCATTTTCAACTTCAGAACCTTCAAAATTAGTCTGTATTTTGTTATGAAGTCTGTTACAGTGATGCACAAACCTCCATGGcctttaaaaatgctgtttttaaaattcttgcTGTAGTGGAAAAACTTGTGCAGGTTACTTTCCAGTGCACAGAGGTCATATTATCACAGACTAGAGCTATTCTCTCTCCAGACTGAAACCAAACACGTAGAAGAAGGTTTTATCCAAATTCAAGCTCTGAACTGAAAACTAGAGTAAAAAGGGAAATTGTCCTGAAGTCATTTTACAGATAAAGTACGAACATGAGCTTCCACTTCTCCACATTTCCAATTTAAACCTGTCTAGAACAAATGGTTTTCATAAAACATCGGAAGACTTCCTCTGCTTTTGAAACATTGATGGCCATGGGTGCTTTTGGGGAATTGTGCGATGTGTAAGGGTAACAAATACAGCGGAGGGTGCTGCATGTAAAAGTTTCTGGTATGCTTGTTAGCGGTGACCTTCCCAGAGTCAGTTACAATGCTTTTGTGAATGAATGAAGCAAAGAGGAAGTGCTGGCTTTTACAGTTAATACTGAAACTCactttgttttctcctgtcaGTCAGAGCTGTTTCCTGACAAGTCACACGGTGGCAGAGTTTTCTACAATGAAGCAATAATGTCTGCTATGAAAATCCCTCAGGTACAGTGTCATTTTTGAATACAAGTGTTATGCGGGTGATAAATagagttctgaaaaaaaaaaaacccaaaactcTATTTTCTTAATAGAGTTTCTAGGAGCAGGTGTCAAGCATGCAAGAAATTTCTGAAAGCTGACCTTTTCTGTTTGTGGGGTGGGGAGATGTGAGTAGTATCTCACAGACAAGAACACTTCTCCCTTAAGGGAACTTCTAAGTGCTTACTGACTGATTTTGATGGAAAGCATCAAATCATGAGGTGGTTTCAGGGTAAACATTGAGCTCTGTGATGTCAAGAGCAGCAACGCTGTTCATGCTGGTATTTGTGTCTGTAGTTCGTGGTTCTCCAGGCTGCAATTTATCCTCTTGAACATTCCTGCAATAAAGGTGATGGCTTTGCCCTTCCATTCTTCCCTctgcagcacagtgctttgtttTCGTTTGTGTCCTTCAGGTGGCAGTAGTGTGTGGCTCCTGCGTAGCTGGAGGTGCCTACGTTCCAACCATGGCCGAAGAAGCTGTGATTATAGATAAAATCGGCACTTTGTTCCTTGCTGGCCCACCCCTGGTAAAAGCTGCTACTGGAGAATATGTCTCTCCTGAGGACCTGGGAGGAGCAAAACTTCATTCTAAGTATGTGAAATAATTCTCAAAAGTTGTAGAGAGCTCAGCACGCTTAGCTTTAAAGAACATAAAACAGTAAGTGTTCGAGTATTCATATACTGTGGTGATGGGAAACTGCATAagaaattacttcttttttttttttctgccctaaACTAATGCATGCAGAGGTGGCATAGCTTCTTTGCATTTGTCCACTTCTGAAGACACTAGAGTAACTCGCTGCAGAGAAGAATCTTGATGCTTGTAAAAGTAtctgaagcaaagaagaaaaaaaaagaaagcctgtCTGCTTCTGCTGTTGATGAGGGTTTCATAGCAGGAGATGAGCAAGCAGGAAATAAACCTGACCATAGTAGCTATGTAACTGtttctttaatgttatttttctgtgtcagaAATTTCTGTAGTTGTCAAAATAGTTTTTTCCTTCTACACAGGGGACAAGGGTGgatttgcttatttgtttctGGCATTCAATACTTTGTATGCAGAAACGAATTCCCAACCTTTTTCACAAAAGCAAATATTAGTGTGACAGTCAGCTGTGTTTATATATTGTATACATTGTTACTGGGTTTATATCCAAGCTGGAAGTGCTGCTACAGTGatgtaatttttaaagtttgttttacCTTTGTTGTTTCCAACAACATCATGGTGAGAATAGAGGCCTTTCTTTCACATATGTAGAAACAAAAGCCATGAGGAAGGGCTTCTCTCTACTGTgaatttggttttggtttggattGCACAGAAATTCCTCTGATGTACTGGTTTGAGCTCATTTGTACAGGAATAAAAATGCACACTGTTTTCAAGGAGTTCAGAGATTCCCAGGACAGATGAAGGTTTGTCTTTCACTTTGGGTTCTATCAGAATTCAGATTTCATTAATTCAATGCTATTTCCTGTTGTTCTCTCTCTTAGAGTCagtggctgcagtgaccattttgcatcttcagaaaaagaagCCTATGAGTGTGTTCGAAATGTTATCTCAACACTGAATTATGAGCCTCTGCCAGAAGAGGTCACAGAACATGACAATCCTCTGTATAGCTCTGACGAGCTCTTGGGGCTGGCACCACTGGATTACAGGTGTACTCTCCCTGTGAAATTGGTAAGGTGGCAGATAATATATCCCTTCATCCTCTTGGTCTGCTTTGTCTAGTATCTCCAGGTTAACAGGCAACAGGCTATTCTCTCCTGGAGAAATGAAGTACCTGAAAAATTTCATGTGATTGACTAATCATTGCCAAGCGGTCTTTAGCCACAGCAAAGCAGAATGGCAACAAGTCTGCAGAGctgttgaaaatatttaaaccaAAAACCTGCTAGAGATAAGATAATTACAGATTATGCCAGCTGATCCCCATCTGTTTCCACTCACTGTTTGAGATGCTTTTACATCAGTGTATCTTGTACTGTGTTGGCTGCTTTTAGAACATGCATCCCTTTAGAAAGGGGCTTGTGCTCTTATTCCTCCTgtctcctttgttttttaaggggTTAAGGCCTTATGTTGTAACTTAACTGCTTAATGCTAATGTTGACTGAAAAAGCAATGAAGCTCAAACTAAACTTGTTTGAGGTTGAGACAGAAACACGTGGAGTTGCACGGCGCTATTTTTATTGTGCAGTTTTTGGAGAGGTTTGGTCTTTCTAAGGATGTGAATCCAGTATCTTCGACAGTGGTAAATTCCTGGAGTTAAGGGGATTGGCTGTAGTAAGAGTGTAGCTTTGAAAGGCAGCTCTTAAAACTGGGTTTAAAAAAAGCGTGAGCAATATGCCACTGAGTATTTTTAGGCACATAAACTATAACTGCACATGCTGTTTTTTATAAGGTTTTTATGCATATGAACAACTGCTCTGTAACTTTGAAATAATCTTGGAATTGAACTTGGCTCAAAATATACGGTTGGTAAACAAACACAATTTTATGTTTTGTGCATATTGAGTATTTAGCGAAGTGTGAGACATAAAAGGACCACTGTGATCATTTACTTTGACCTCTTGCATAATACAGGTCTCCCTACTATTGGAACAGAGCATATCTTTTTAGCAGAACCGTCCTATTTTCACTCAGATTTCTGTAGGAAAGATTGTACGTCTCTTTGCAGATCCTGAGCCGTCTGCTGGATGGAAGCAGGTTCCAGGAATTCAAGGCTGACTATGGAACAACGTTAGTGACAGGATTTGGCCATGTGGAAGGGTAGGGCTATAAGACTTCATTATCAATATGCGTGGACATATCTGTCTGAATAGCTTTTGTACAATATTTATGGAGTTCTGAACCAGTCAAGAATTGGTGGTGAACTATTTCTAGAAAGCCTGATCTTTTATCTCTGGGTTCTGTACTCATTGTGTTTCAGGCTGATAGCAGCAGAGTGATTACAATTGAATGGTTTTTGTGACTTTGAACTGATTTGTTTGGTCACTCAAGTCACTAGCTGAACAGCTGGAATGTTGAAGTCTCAGCAGATTCtttaagaaataagaaacaacATCTTGAAGGgttccttcccaaactgagtcGAAAGCTATCCCACCTCTCACATGGTGGAGATGGAATAATAGCCATACAATAAAACCATGTGTAGTTCAGACCAGACTGTATTACTAACACATTTGTAAGCATACAACATTCAAGACaaatctttaattaaaaataaaaagaagtaataTGTATTTTAGAGACTCTTGTGGTTGAACGTATAAACTTTTCAGCATGACTCTTACATTGTATGTTATGGGAAGTGGAGAGCATCCAGAGTTCCAGCACTTTGCCTTGCATTGTGAATTGTAGCAGGACATCTGTAACCTTACCTGCCTCCTGAGCGTTTGTCCATGTTAATACTTCAACGCTTTATGTATAGGGACTACTCTAAGACTTCTTGTTTGTTAGGTATAGCAGGTTCCTCGAGTGAAGTGATATGCGTAATTGCATCCTTTTCtgtaaaaaacacacacatctaTGTGTGTGTTTCCACCCTTCCTTTACATTATGTCCTGTCTTTTCATAATTTGTGGGGAAAATGTTCCTGTGTCTGTTTTGTAGGCACTTGGTGGGAGTGGTGGCTAGCAATGGGGAGCTCACTCATGATGCTTCTCTCAAGGGCAGCCATTTTGTACAGCTGTGCAGTCACCGGAGCATTCCTATCCTTTTCTTCCAAAACACTGCTCCCCATGCAGCAGAGCCAACAAGCATCTCGCAGGTATGGCGTTTTAGTTTGACACGCTTAATTCAAGGAATTCCCTAGTTCTTGTTTCACCTAACATTACATTTTGAGAACTGTTAgtagaaaaattattatttgatCTGCTTTTGATGGTTAAATCAAGAAGCTTTGTAATTACTTTGCTTTTAAATCTTCTCATTTCATTCTAATGTTAAGCAGGCCTGTACATTTATCTAAAATGGTGCTGTCAAGCTGGCAATGCAAGCTGTAAAACTTGGAATTTGCAATGCTTTTTACATTGAACTACAGCCTATTGGCTTTTCTGATACCACTGTGCTCcacagaaaataagtatttctcttttctaaggCATTAAAGTACAGTATGTTTTGTCCTGGGCTTTGGAAAGCCTGATAGTAAAACCTGTGTTAGGTTCTCTCAGCAGAGActatttctgcagctctgttcCTCCCAGCTGTCACCACTGCTTGAGACAAAGCCTGGCATAACTGTGTTGTGTCTAAGCTTGCTAATGCCTGGGAGAGCTAGAGTTGCTCTGTATCATAGGTTTCTGCACAGTGGTTATAATTGTTTTGCTGATTTACATCACAAAGTACGGGGTATAAAGGGCTGTGGTACTTAACCTATTTATGCTGTCCTATTGTTTTGGAAGAAAGGATCATAAAGAATTGcaaagtaataaatattttagaaataggTTGTAAGTTTGGTGAGAGTAGAAGGAATCTAGAAGCAAGACTTTGCAGAactaaaatctttattttcatttcaggcaGAGGCTCACTCCAACAGATTAAAAGCCCAGGCCTCCATGATGGCTGCCGTTGCCTGTGCTTCTGTTCCCAAAATAACCATAGTAATTGGGGGCTGTTACGGGAGCGAAAGTTATGTTATGGTAAGGATATCATAAAGGTTAATGGGTTTGGTTGTAGACTTGAGACTTTGCCCAGCTTTCATGgcactttcatttttaaaacaatgaaaGCTGTTTGTAGGCATTTAACTTGACTCATTATTTTAACTAATATTAAAGTAAGAAATGCATCACAAGATGTGATTGCAGAAATCTTGGTCTGCAGCTAACCTAGAACGAGTTCTAAAAAACTGGTTATTGTCTGAAAATGTCCCTCAGAGGGTCCAATCCTGCCTTTTGTTCAGCACATGCTACTTGTTTTCAAAGATTAAGAACGACATCTTTTCCAGTTGTGTTATTGTGTGTGCTTCTCAGGCTGCCAGTAAGTGTACTAGGCCTCCTTGCTTGCTTTGAATTAAACATGATGAATAATAAAATGCCAATACCAAAGGCAGTGGTAACTGTGGTGGTTGCTACTGCAGGGGATCTGTGCTGATACAGGAGCTGTAGCTGTAATGGGAAGGATCGGTATCATTAATACTCTACAAATTAAACTTACATTTTGTCTTGAACTTGATTGTAGCATTCTACAGCCATTTTTTGGGATTAAATTCAGCAAGTTTAtactgaggtgtttttttttgtttgtttgttttttgtttttgtagtgtGGGAGATCATTCAGTCcaaattttctgttcttgtgGCCTAATGCAAGAGTTGCTCTTGTGGATTCAAGACATTTGACTGCAGTCCCACAAGCTGGGGACAGTGGTAGTACAGATGAATCAGAGCTAAAACATCTGAAACAAAGGTAAGGATGTTAATGATACAACCTCACAGTTATGCTGAGATTTAATTAAAGTACCTAATTATATTCATATTACGCATCCCAAAAAACTGAAGCAAACCTGAATCtactgaaaactatttttaaaattctgtgtaATTCAATGTCTACTCTTAGGATCTTCTTaaggaaacacagatttttgattttaaaaacctAAAACTACACAATCCTAAATCAAGATACTGTGCTGTATATTAACTAATGGCAAGCTTCCAAATATGGGGGATTGTCTGTACTGTGGAATGACTGAAATACTGAGGGATCACATCTGATACGTATTTGCTGGATCCTAATTGATTTTAACAGTAGTACTGCACGTTCACTTAAAACTGAAACACATGCCTTTTTCACCTATGACTTCATTTTACTGGactgatattttttcattaagtttttgtgctttttaagcTTGTTTAATactctctcttctccaggctagaGGAAGAAAGCAGTGCATTTTATTCTTCTGCTAGACTCTGGGATGATGGTATAATTCTACCTCAAAATACTAGAAAGGTAGGTTAGCTTTGTTTTGGTCTTTCCCCTTGTATGTTCTTTACAGTACATTTTCATCGTCAGAGCTCATCTTGTGGTGAGTGTGTCAGTCTGATTTGCTCAAGGTCAGCTAGCATGCTGCTTCCCCAAATTAGGTCTCTGTTCTTACTCCATTTTCCTTGGTATTTAGCCTTGCAATTCTCATCTTTTCTGTACTTTGTTAGTCAATCCAAAAAGTTTGTTGAATTCTGGTTACTTTAGCGTTTCCTCGCTGTATCTCTAATTGACTTTGTGTTTTGATTCAGTATTCTGATCCTTTTTTTGGGTCTTGCATAA contains the following coding sequences:
- the LOC101800887 gene encoding biotin-dependent 3-methylcrotonyl-coenzyme A carboxylase beta1 subunit, with amino-acid sequence MWNNLTFCSVCKLAPKPTPLLLPRFLPLAHVFKRRCKGLGGSKHPAQTPQNEGLKRTSSLLPARLVSSKAKCRRYAKTYPVLDGRVLSVYRHVFEENLRNSEAVVKRYSELLELVSKGGGENAILRHTQRNKKLFVRERLKLLLDDESFLELSPLAGLNMPYGDVPAAGCLTGIGKICGVWCVFTANDATVKGGTIYPVGVKKQLRAQEIAMQNRLLSVYLVDSGGAFLPLQSELFPDKSHGGRVFYNEAIMSAMKIPQVAVVCGSCVAGGAYVPTMAEEAVIIDKIGTLFLAGPPLVKAATGEYVSPEDLGGAKLHSKVSGCSDHFASSEKEAYECVRNVISTLNYEPLPEEVTEHDNPLYSSDELLGLAPLDYRCTLPVKLILSRLLDGSRFQEFKADYGTTLVTGFGHVEGHLVGVVASNGELTHDASLKGSHFVQLCSHRSIPILFFQNTAPHAAEPTSISQAEAHSNRLKAQASMMAAVACASVPKITIVIGGCYGSESYVMCGRSFSPNFLFLWPNARVALVDSRHLTAVPQAGDSGSTDESELKHLKQRLEEESSAFYSSARLWDDGIILPQNTRKVIAQCLQIIEQQKYQVIPSYQHPVIRM